In Alkalihalobacterium alkalinitrilicum, a genomic segment contains:
- a CDS encoding acetate kinase yields the protein MAKIIAINAGSSSLKFQLLDMPEEAVMTKGIVERIGLGESIFTIEVNGEKNKETLDIPDHSYAVKILLDKLTTLGIIASLEEIEGIGHRVVHGGEKFNDSVLITAEVLAGIEEVSELAPLHNPANIIGIKAFKEVLPKVPAVAVFDTAFHQTMPEKSFLYSLPYDYYKEYGIRKYGFHGTSHKYVSQRAAQLLDRPLEQVRLISCHLGNGASIAAIDGGRSIDTSMGFTPLAGVTMGTRSGNIDPALIPYIMEKTGKTAQEVLDVLNKNSGMLGVSGFSSDLRDIEQEAEKGNERAELALEVFTSRIHKYVGSYAARMNGVDAIIFTAGIGENSDVIRERVLRGLEFMGVYWDPTLNKVRGKEAFINYPHSPVKVLIIPTNEEVMIARDTVRLSQS from the coding sequence ATGGCCAAAATAATAGCAATAAATGCAGGGAGTTCCTCGCTAAAGTTTCAATTATTAGACATGCCAGAAGAAGCAGTGATGACAAAAGGAATTGTAGAAAGAATTGGGCTAGGTGAAAGTATCTTTACGATTGAAGTAAATGGTGAAAAAAATAAAGAGACATTAGACATACCAGACCATTCGTATGCGGTTAAAATTCTCTTAGATAAGCTAACTACGTTAGGGATTATTGCATCATTAGAAGAAATTGAAGGGATAGGGCACCGTGTAGTTCATGGTGGTGAGAAGTTTAATGACTCTGTTTTAATTACAGCTGAAGTGTTAGCAGGAATTGAGGAAGTATCTGAGTTAGCTCCGTTACATAACCCAGCTAACATTATAGGTATTAAAGCTTTTAAAGAAGTACTGCCGAAGGTACCAGCAGTTGCTGTATTTGATACGGCATTTCATCAAACTATGCCTGAAAAGTCCTTCTTATATAGTTTACCGTACGACTATTACAAAGAATATGGAATTCGTAAATACGGTTTTCATGGTACATCCCATAAGTATGTATCACAGCGTGCTGCACAATTGTTAGATCGTCCCCTAGAACAAGTACGATTAATCTCTTGTCATCTAGGAAATGGAGCAAGTATTGCCGCTATTGATGGAGGAAGGTCGATTGATACATCAATGGGATTTACACCTCTTGCTGGGGTAACTATGGGAACTCGCTCAGGTAACATTGATCCAGCCCTAATCCCTTATATCATGGAAAAAACAGGGAAGACCGCTCAAGAAGTTCTCGATGTGTTAAACAAAAACAGTGGCATGTTAGGAGTTTCTGGCTTTTCTAGTGACCTAAGAGACATTGAACAAGAAGCAGAAAAAGGTAATGAACGAGCAGAACTAGCACTTGAAGTATTTACGTCTCGTATTCATAAATACGTTGGGTCTTATGCCGCGCGGATGAATGGTGTTGATGCGATTATTTTTACAGCAGGGATCGGTGAAAATAGTGATGTCATACGTGAGCGCGTTTTAAGGGGCTTAGAGTTTATGGGCGTATACTGGGACCCAACTTTAAATAAAGTAAGAGGTAAAGAAGCGTTTATCAACTATCCTCACTCTCCAGTTAAAGTTCTCATTATCCCGACGAATGAAGAAGTGATGATTGCGAGAGACACCGTACGACTCTCACAATCATAA
- a CDS encoding 3'-5' exoribonuclease YhaM family protein, which yields MNKQEGERVVDYFIVKDRETNIAANGSDYLSLTLSNQHGILRAKLWDVTEKQKEWLLKRAIIKVDGMITFFREQRQLNIQRVRLVTEEDAIDINELVNHVTIPREELWQELRMFIEEVESDTLRELIKTLLRKKDLREKLTTVPAAKEYHHAYYAGLLEHIVTLCHVAAQLLPVYPQLNKDVIITSCILHDIGKTKAISDPIVPDYTTSGELLGYVFLSIEMILEGAIQAGISTDHNEVLAVKHCVLSNDRQPTQASGVRSKTAEAIFFQHINQLDNELNALFTLGNESNEDWTFLPMFKRRMYTYRK from the coding sequence ATGAACAAACAAGAAGGAGAACGGGTTGTCGATTACTTCATTGTGAAAGATCGGGAAACAAATATCGCGGCAAATGGCAGTGATTATCTATCTCTCACGTTAAGCAATCAGCATGGGATCCTACGAGCGAAATTATGGGACGTAACGGAAAAACAAAAAGAATGGTTATTAAAACGAGCGATTATTAAGGTTGATGGTATGATCACGTTTTTTCGGGAACAAAGACAATTGAATATTCAGCGTGTCCGCCTTGTGACAGAAGAAGATGCTATTGACATCAATGAGTTAGTCAATCATGTTACAATTCCCCGTGAGGAATTATGGCAGGAGTTACGTATGTTTATCGAAGAAGTTGAAAGTGATACACTTCGCGAATTAATTAAAACATTATTAAGAAAGAAGGACTTACGTGAAAAACTAACGACGGTCCCAGCGGCTAAAGAATATCATCATGCGTATTATGCAGGGTTGCTTGAACATATTGTTACACTTTGTCATGTTGCAGCACAATTATTACCAGTGTATCCACAATTAAATAAGGATGTTATCATCACATCTTGTATTTTGCACGATATAGGTAAAACGAAAGCAATAAGTGATCCGATTGTACCTGACTATACAACCAGTGGCGAATTACTTGGTTATGTCTTCTTAAGTATAGAAATGATACTAGAAGGAGCGATACAAGCAGGAATTTCGACAGATCACAACGAAGTTTTAGCAGTAAAGCATTGTGTTCTGTCAAATGATCGACAACCAACACAAGCAAGTGGAGTTCGTAGTAAAACAGCAGAGGCTATATTTTTTCAACATATCAATCAACTGGATAATGAATTAAATGCTCTATTTACGCTAGGTAATGAATCTAATGAAGATTGGACATTTTTACCAATGTTTAAGCGAAGGATGTATACTTATCGGAAATAA
- a CDS encoding EcsC family protein: MTLTKQEQRLILEIEQWEETFFLHEPTDFETMYQKWLNVGLDQIGKDKKSKVLETIDNFLFHLHAMIQNSRFHEDARERILEQAKVFNAEIEEVQDIRTLSIEKLNFMAKQQMAKQRLMSMGQGGVSGMGGILLLGIDLPAMIAINMRAIQLIGLSYGYDVKRPAEMMVAIKIFHVASLPKNLQAGAWDALWEEVQSEDYDEWFYTGNEEVADISWIQQPLRQLIKVMMIMLLRKKLIQGVPLIGMVFGATMNYQFSRQVTEVAQRFYQKRLLIEKG, encoded by the coding sequence GTGACTTTAACGAAACAGGAACAGCGTTTGATATTAGAAATTGAGCAGTGGGAAGAAACATTTTTTCTACATGAGCCGACAGACTTTGAAACAATGTATCAAAAATGGTTAAACGTCGGTTTAGACCAAATTGGTAAAGATAAAAAATCCAAAGTTTTGGAGACTATCGATAACTTTTTATTTCATTTACATGCGATGATTCAAAATTCACGGTTTCATGAAGATGCAAGAGAGAGAATTCTCGAACAAGCTAAAGTGTTTAATGCAGAAATTGAAGAAGTTCAAGATATTCGAACATTGTCAATTGAAAAGCTAAACTTTATGGCCAAACAACAAATGGCGAAGCAACGGCTAATGTCAATGGGGCAAGGCGGTGTTTCGGGTATGGGGGGAATTCTTTTATTAGGAATAGACCTCCCTGCCATGATTGCCATTAACATGAGAGCAATTCAACTCATTGGCCTGTCTTATGGATATGATGTAAAACGTCCTGCTGAAATGATGGTCGCCATAAAAATTTTTCATGTTGCGTCTTTACCGAAAAACTTACAAGCGGGTGCTTGGGATGCATTATGGGAGGAAGTACAGTCGGAAGATTATGATGAATGGTTTTATACAGGAAACGAAGAAGTTGCAGATATTTCTTGGATCCAACAACCTTTAAGACAATTAATAAAAGTTATGATGATTATGTTATTACGGAAAAAATTAATCCAAGGTGTGCCGCTTATTGGAATGGTTTTTGGAGCAACGATGAATTATCAATTTTCAAGGCAAGTAACCGAAGTGGCGCAACGGTTTTATCAAAAACGATTATTAATTGAAAAAGGTTAA
- a CDS encoding argininosuccinate synthase, whose product MTKKKVVLAYSGGLDTSVAIKWLSDQGYDVVAVGLDVGEGRDLDFIKEKALTVGAIQSYTIDAKKEFAEEFVLPALQAHTLYEQKYPLVSALSRPLISKKLVEIAEQVGADAVAHGCTGKGNDQVRFEVSIQALNPDLEVLAPVREWGWSRDEEIEYAKNNNIPIPIDLDNPYSVDANLWGRANECGVLEDPWATPPEGAYEMTAPLEKTPDVPEYLEIAFEQGVPVSLDGTKYELHELILKLNEVAGKHGVGRIDHVENRLVGIKSREVYECPGAMTLIKAHKELEDLTLTKDVAHFKPVISQKLAEVIYNGLWFSSLTPALQAFLQETQKNVTGLVRVKLFKGHAIIEGRKSEYSLYDEKLATYSTDDEFDHNAAVGFIKLWGLPTKVSSKVNKDVNNNKGVKL is encoded by the coding sequence ATGACTAAGAAAAAAGTAGTATTAGCATATTCTGGGGGATTAGATACATCGGTAGCAATTAAATGGTTAAGTGACCAAGGGTATGACGTTGTAGCTGTCGGTCTTGATGTTGGTGAAGGAAGAGATTTAGATTTTATTAAAGAAAAAGCTCTTACAGTTGGAGCTATTCAGTCCTATACAATTGATGCGAAAAAAGAATTTGCAGAAGAGTTTGTGCTACCAGCACTTCAAGCTCATACATTATATGAGCAAAAGTATCCGCTAGTATCGGCGTTATCACGTCCATTAATCTCAAAGAAGCTCGTTGAAATTGCAGAGCAAGTAGGCGCTGATGCCGTTGCTCATGGTTGTACAGGTAAAGGAAACGACCAAGTGCGTTTTGAAGTATCCATTCAAGCGTTAAATCCTGATTTAGAAGTACTTGCTCCTGTTCGTGAGTGGGGTTGGTCTCGTGATGAAGAAATTGAATATGCAAAAAATAACAATATTCCGATCCCAATTGACTTAGACAATCCGTATTCAGTCGATGCTAACCTTTGGGGACGTGCGAATGAGTGTGGAGTCCTAGAAGATCCTTGGGCGACTCCTCCAGAAGGTGCATACGAAATGACAGCACCACTTGAAAAAACACCAGATGTTCCAGAGTACTTAGAAATTGCGTTTGAACAAGGAGTACCTGTGTCATTAGATGGAACAAAGTATGAACTACATGAACTTATTTTAAAATTAAATGAAGTCGCTGGTAAGCATGGGGTTGGACGTATTGACCACGTGGAAAATCGTCTTGTTGGTATTAAATCTCGTGAAGTATATGAGTGCCCAGGTGCGATGACATTGATTAAAGCTCATAAAGAATTGGAAGACTTAACATTAACGAAAGATGTAGCTCACTTTAAACCAGTAATTAGTCAAAAATTAGCAGAAGTGATTTATAACGGTTTATGGTTCTCTTCTTTAACTCCAGCCCTACAAGCTTTCTTACAAGAAACTCAAAAGAATGTAACAGGGCTCGTTCGTGTAAAACTATTTAAAGGCCATGCAATTATTGAAGGACGTAAATCAGAATACTCATTATATGATGAGAAGCTTGCTACGTATTCAACGGATGATGAGTTTGATCATAATGCAGCAGTTGGATTTATCAAACTTTGGGGCCTACCAACAAAAGTAAGTAGTAAAGTAAATAAGGACGTGAACAACAACAAGGGGGTCAAACTGTGA
- the argH gene encoding argininosuccinate lyase, whose translation MSKLWGGRFTKTAEEWVDEFGASIGFDQLLVEEDIEGSLAHVKMLGKCGILAEDEVEKITEGLQKILAKAQNSELEYSVQNEDIHLNVEKFLIDEIGPVGGKLHTGRSRNDQVATDMHLYLRKQIEEILSEIKSLQHALVEQGKHHIETLIPGYTHLQRAQPVSFAHHLMAYFWMLERDFNRFSDSLKRVNISPLGAGALAGTTFPIDRHYSAELLGFDGIYENSLDAVSDRDFILEFLSGSSIMMMHLSRLCEEIILWSSQEFRFIELDDAFATGSSIMPQKKNPDMAELIRGKTGRVYGSLFSLLTILKGLPLAYNKDMQEDKEGMFDAVTTVKGSLKIFTGMIETMTVNTDVMEQATHSDFSNATELADYLASKGMPFRDAHEVVGKLVLHCIQQGHYLLDLPFAEYKEASSLFEEDIYEVLQPKTVVARRNSAGGTGFAQVQIAIEKAEALLNNK comes from the coding sequence GTGAGTAAGCTTTGGGGTGGTCGATTTACGAAAACAGCCGAAGAGTGGGTCGATGAATTCGGCGCCTCTATCGGCTTCGACCAACTACTCGTAGAAGAAGACATCGAGGGAAGTTTAGCACACGTTAAAATGCTCGGTAAATGTGGCATTTTGGCAGAAGATGAAGTGGAGAAAATTACGGAAGGTTTACAGAAAATTTTAGCCAAAGCTCAAAATAGTGAGCTTGAATATTCTGTCCAAAATGAGGATATTCACTTAAACGTGGAAAAGTTCTTAATTGATGAAATTGGTCCAGTCGGTGGAAAGCTTCATACAGGTAGAAGTCGAAACGATCAAGTAGCAACAGATATGCATTTATACTTACGTAAACAAATTGAAGAAATTCTTTCTGAAATTAAAAGCTTACAACATGCTTTAGTCGAGCAAGGGAAACACCATATTGAAACGTTAATTCCAGGCTATACACATTTGCAACGGGCGCAGCCTGTTTCATTTGCGCATCATTTAATGGCTTATTTCTGGATGTTAGAGCGAGACTTTAATCGTTTTTCAGATAGCCTAAAGCGCGTCAACATTTCACCACTCGGTGCAGGAGCGCTCGCTGGAACGACTTTCCCGATTGATCGTCACTATAGCGCAGAGTTATTAGGATTCGATGGGATTTATGAAAATAGCCTAGACGCGGTCAGTGATCGTGATTTCATTCTAGAGTTTTTAAGTGGCTCATCGATTATGATGATGCACTTATCAAGACTTTGTGAGGAAATCATCCTATGGTCATCACAAGAGTTCCGTTTTATCGAATTAGATGATGCCTTTGCAACAGGAAGTAGCATCATGCCACAAAAGAAAAATCCTGATATGGCAGAACTGATTCGTGGAAAAACAGGACGAGTGTATGGAAGTTTATTCTCCCTATTAACGATCCTGAAAGGACTTCCACTTGCGTACAATAAAGATATGCAAGAAGATAAAGAAGGTATGTTTGATGCGGTGACTACGGTCAAAGGTTCACTTAAAATCTTTACAGGTATGATTGAAACGATGACAGTCAATACCGATGTGATGGAGCAAGCGACGCATTCAGACTTCTCCAATGCAACGGAGCTAGCGGATTATTTGGCAAGCAAAGGAATGCCGTTCCGTGATGCGCACGAAGTTGTAGGAAAGCTTGTGCTTCACTGTATTCAACAAGGGCACTATCTCTTAGACCTTCCGTTTGCTGAGTACAAAGAAGCAAGTTCTCTATTTGAAGAGGATATTTATGAGGTGCTTCAACCGAAAACAGTCGTTGCCCGTAGAAATAGTGCGGGTGGGACAGGATTTGCTCAAGTTCAAATAGCGATCGAAAAAGCAGAAGCTTTGTTAAACAATAAATAG
- a CDS encoding ATP-grasp domain-containing protein — translation MKHITFNPYRTIGIPNTTYLKSDSMFQHIDQIKESDWVLFPEYWQVNSLVYGLKKKIFPSVNSYHLGHDKIEMTRALKAICPQHVPYTLILPNNEFGIETVLNEMPFPFIAKEVRNSMGKGVYLIHDVKELREYASVSHVLYVQEQLPIDRDMRIVYVGDDVIAAYWRVGNGESHLNNLAQGGEILLELIPREAIDLVKHVAETLGINHAGFDVAMVDNQFYIFEFNILFGNIGFQQLDVSVENKIYDYIQKEDSKLNLDTMFVS, via the coding sequence ATGAAACATATTACATTTAACCCTTATCGTACGATAGGTATTCCGAATACTACCTATTTAAAATCTGATTCTATGTTTCAACATATTGACCAAATCAAAGAATCAGATTGGGTTTTGTTTCCCGAGTATTGGCAAGTTAATTCACTCGTTTACGGTCTAAAGAAAAAAATCTTTCCTAGCGTCAACTCTTATCATTTAGGACATGACAAAATTGAAATGACTCGTGCATTAAAGGCTATTTGTCCACAACATGTCCCCTATACATTAATTTTACCCAACAATGAGTTTGGCATTGAAACCGTATTAAATGAAATGCCGTTCCCTTTTATTGCAAAAGAAGTTCGAAATTCGATGGGGAAAGGCGTGTACTTAATTCATGATGTCAAAGAATTGCGTGAATATGCATCAGTTAGTCATGTTTTATACGTACAAGAACAATTACCGATTGATCGTGACATGAGGATCGTTTATGTAGGTGATGACGTTATTGCTGCGTATTGGCGTGTCGGAAATGGAGAAAGTCATTTAAATAATTTAGCCCAAGGTGGGGAAATTTTGTTAGAGTTGATTCCTAGAGAGGCTATTGATTTAGTAAAGCATGTTGCCGAAACACTCGGAATTAACCATGCTGGGTTTGATGTCGCTATGGTTGACAATCAATTTTATATATTTGAGTTTAATATTTTATTCGGTAATATCGGATTTCAACAATTAGATGTATCCGTTGAAAATAAAATTTATGACTATATTCAAAAAGAAGATAGCAAGCTTAACCTAGATACGATGTTTGTATCTTAA
- a CDS encoding universal stress protein, whose protein sequence is MEKNYRNILVAVDGSEEANVALKKALDIVKKDNAQLFIAHVIDTRTFATVEQYDRTVVARAESYANELLGQYKKEAEEAGVTNVSVVLDFGSPKVRIAKDIANKHEVDLIVTGATGLNAVERILIGSVSEFITRNAKCDVLIVRN, encoded by the coding sequence ATGGAAAAAAATTATCGTAATATTTTAGTAGCAGTAGATGGTTCTGAAGAAGCAAATGTAGCATTAAAAAAAGCTTTAGATATTGTAAAAAAAGATAATGCCCAACTTTTTATTGCACATGTTATTGATACTCGTACTTTTGCTACGGTTGAACAATATGACCGTACCGTTGTTGCTCGTGCAGAATCGTATGCAAATGAGCTTCTAGGTCAATACAAAAAAGAAGCAGAAGAAGCTGGAGTTACGAATGTATCTGTAGTACTAGATTTCGGTTCTCCAAAAGTAAGAATTGCAAAAGATATTGCTAATAAGCACGAAGTTGATTTAATCGTTACAGGTGCTACTGGTCTTAATGCGGTCGAACGTATTTTAATTGGAAGTGTTTCTGAATTCATTACAAGGAACGCGAAATGTGACGTTTTAATCGTTAGAAATTAA
- a CDS encoding SDR family oxidoreductase, with the protein MRHAIVTAGTKGLGLKVTEQLLEEGYSVTVSYRSDFIAVEKLKERWKEIVDRLHFVQADVTNKEDLNELIQSSIRKFQKIDIFVHNAGPYIFERKKLVDYTEAEWYEMVEGNLSSFFHIAKGVIPLMRKQKFGRIVAYGFQGANDAPGWIYRSAYAAAKVGLVSLMKTLAIEEAENGITVNMVCPGNILGEMKEATIVHARQFYDEKTPVGRSGTGEDIARAISFLCQENSDMITGTVLEITGGLDVINSHR; encoded by the coding sequence ATGCGACATGCGATTGTTACGGCAGGTACAAAAGGACTTGGCCTTAAAGTTACAGAGCAATTATTAGAAGAAGGGTATTCTGTTACGGTTAGTTATCGAAGTGATTTTATAGCCGTAGAAAAGTTGAAAGAACGATGGAAAGAAATAGTAGACCGACTTCATTTTGTGCAGGCAGACGTTACAAATAAAGAAGATTTAAACGAACTGATCCAATCATCAATTCGTAAGTTCCAAAAGATTGATATATTTGTTCATAATGCAGGTCCTTATATTTTTGAGCGTAAAAAGTTAGTTGATTATACAGAGGCTGAGTGGTATGAAATGGTTGAAGGTAATTTAAGTTCATTCTTTCATATTGCTAAAGGCGTCATTCCGCTTATGCGAAAGCAAAAGTTTGGGAGAATTGTTGCGTATGGATTTCAAGGTGCAAATGATGCACCAGGATGGATTTATCGTTCAGCATATGCCGCTGCAAAAGTTGGGCTTGTTTCCTTAATGAAGACGCTAGCCATCGAAGAAGCAGAGAATGGTATTACCGTTAATATGGTATGTCCAGGAAATATTTTAGGTGAAATGAAGGAAGCAACGATTGTGCATGCTCGTCAGTTTTATGATGAAAAAACACCAGTCGGTCGTTCAGGAACTGGTGAAGATATTGCAAGAGCAATTAGTTTTCTTTGTCAAGAAAATTCGGATATGATTACAGGAACCGTACTTGAAATAACAGGTGGACTTGACGTAATTAATAGTCATAGATAA
- the ald gene encoding alanine dehydrogenase — protein MKIGVPTEIKNNENRVAMTPAGVITLSNLGHEVFIQKGAGNGSGFTDEQYVNAGAIIVESAKEAWSQEMVMKVKEPLAEEFDHFYEGQILFTYLHLAPERQLTQALIDRKVVGIAYETVQPPNGSLPLLIPMSEVAGRMASQIGAQFLEKPNGGKGTLLSGVPGVNRGKVTIIGGGIVGTNAAKIAIGLGANVTILDLSPDRLRQLDDIFGKEINTMMSNPMNIADSVRDSDLVIGAVLIPGAKAPRLVTEEMIQSMQPGSVVVDVAIDQGGIFETTDRITTHDNPTYEKHGVLHYAVANMPGAVPRTSTIALTNVTIPFAAQIANKGFRQACLDNSALLKGINTLEGHVTYQAVAEAQDLEYKSALEILQNN, from the coding sequence TTGAAAATCGGTGTCCCAACTGAAATAAAAAATAACGAAAATCGAGTAGCGATGACGCCTGCCGGAGTTATTACGCTCTCTAATTTAGGACATGAAGTTTTTATTCAAAAAGGGGCTGGAAATGGCTCAGGCTTTACGGATGAACAATATGTAAATGCTGGTGCGATAATCGTTGAGTCAGCAAAGGAAGCTTGGTCACAGGAGATGGTAATGAAAGTTAAGGAGCCACTTGCTGAAGAATTTGATCACTTTTATGAAGGTCAAATTTTATTTACGTACTTACATTTAGCTCCAGAGCGTCAATTAACCCAAGCGTTGATAGATCGAAAAGTAGTTGGAATTGCTTATGAAACGGTACAGCCACCCAATGGTTCACTGCCACTTCTCATTCCGATGAGTGAAGTGGCTGGACGAATGGCTTCACAAATCGGTGCGCAATTTTTAGAGAAACCAAATGGGGGGAAAGGTACATTATTATCAGGAGTTCCAGGTGTTAACCGTGGAAAGGTTACGATAATCGGTGGAGGAATTGTTGGTACCAATGCAGCAAAAATTGCGATTGGTTTAGGAGCTAATGTGACTATTCTTGATTTAAGTCCAGACCGACTAAGACAATTGGATGATATTTTCGGAAAAGAAATTAACACGATGATGTCTAACCCAATGAATATAGCTGATTCAGTTCGTGATTCGGATTTAGTCATTGGTGCGGTTCTAATTCCAGGTGCAAAGGCTCCGCGTCTTGTGACAGAAGAAATGATTCAATCGATGCAACCAGGTTCCGTTGTAGTTGATGTTGCAATTGATCAAGGTGGGATTTTTGAAACAACGGACCGTATCACAACGCATGATAACCCAACGTATGAAAAACATGGTGTGCTGCATTACGCTGTCGCCAACATGCCAGGAGCAGTGCCAAGAACTTCGACGATTGCGTTAACAAACGTAACGATCCCATTTGCAGCTCAAATCGCAAACAAAGGATTCCGACAAGCTTGTCTTGATAATTCAGCGTTATTAAAAGGAATTAACACATTAGAAGGGCATGTCACCTATCAAGCCGTTGCCGAAGCTCAAGACTTAGAGTATAAGAGTGCACTGGAAATACTGCAAAATAATTAG
- a CDS encoding YitT family protein — translation MKKILDYLLLTIGSLITAVGLELILAPNGLVDGGVTAISIMVNSVWGFPIWAVYIALNLPTLMFAANFMGRRFVVRTIYANIVTTLGLMWLAPMAAITSSEVLIVLYGGLLLGVGIGLVVKSGGAVDGTEMLAIWMQRRFHIPISTFLLAVNALILTAAAFVFTLEKAMFSIAVFYIVSKMIDFVLDGLNQGKSVMIISDQPYEVGECLLKELDVQITYLHGQGGYTGDERLIIYCITNRFMYPKLKDVVLSVDPNAVLEASFVTETQGIKKKKVTHDSKSS, via the coding sequence ATGAAAAAAATATTGGATTATCTGTTACTTACCATTGGCTCTTTAATCACAGCGGTTGGGTTAGAGTTAATTCTTGCTCCGAATGGTTTAGTAGACGGTGGGGTTACCGCCATTTCTATTATGGTAAATTCGGTTTGGGGCTTTCCTATATGGGCAGTGTACATTGCTTTAAATCTACCAACGTTAATGTTTGCAGCAAACTTTATGGGAAGGCGATTTGTTGTTCGAACGATCTATGCCAATATAGTCACTACACTTGGGCTTATGTGGTTAGCCCCAATGGCGGCTATCACCTCTTCGGAAGTTTTAATCGTTTTATACGGTGGATTGCTCTTAGGTGTAGGAATTGGTCTTGTTGTTAAGTCTGGTGGGGCTGTTGATGGAACGGAAATGTTAGCAATTTGGATGCAACGTCGTTTTCATATTCCAATTAGTACATTTTTATTAGCCGTTAATGCACTCATATTAACAGCAGCGGCCTTTGTATTTACATTAGAAAAAGCGATGTTCTCGATTGCTGTCTTCTATATCGTGTCTAAAATGATAGATTTTGTATTAGATGGTTTAAATCAAGGGAAATCGGTAATGATTATTTCTGACCAGCCTTATGAAGTTGGAGAATGTCTTTTGAAAGAATTAGATGTTCAAATTACTTATCTACATGGACAAGGTGGGTATACTGGTGACGAACGCTTAATCATTTATTGCATTACGAATCGCTTTATGTATCCAAAACTAAAAGATGTCGTCTTGTCCGTTGACCCGAATGCTGTATTAGAAGCCTCATTTGTAACGGAAACGCAAGGTATTAAGAAGAAGAAGGTTACTCATGATTCAAAATCATCATAA
- a CDS encoding metal-dependent hydrolase, protein MKLSFHGHSVVMIETNGTNIIIDPFITGNGQSDLNADHVKVDVILLTHGHNDHVGDTVELAKRNNALVIAPFELATYLGWQGVTVHPMHIGGAHTFEFGRVKLTQAFHGSAMVNEDEKAIIYTGMPSGILFSAEGKTIYHAGDTALFSDMKLIGELNDIDVAFLPIGDNFTMGPEDASLAAKWVQAKQVIPVHYNTFPVIEQDGNQFVQQLPAGVGKVLAPGEAIEL, encoded by the coding sequence ATGAAACTATCATTTCATGGCCACTCTGTTGTAATGATTGAGACAAATGGAACCAACATAATCATCGACCCGTTTATTACAGGCAATGGACAAAGCGATTTAAATGCAGATCATGTTAAGGTGGATGTTATTTTACTTACGCATGGTCATAATGATCATGTAGGTGACACGGTAGAATTAGCAAAACGAAACAATGCTCTTGTTATAGCACCGTTTGAATTGGCTACATATTTAGGTTGGCAAGGAGTTACTGTCCACCCGATGCATATTGGTGGTGCTCACACCTTTGAATTTGGAAGAGTGAAGTTAACGCAGGCGTTTCACGGGTCGGCTATGGTAAATGAAGATGAAAAGGCAATTATTTATACAGGAATGCCAAGCGGAATTTTATTTTCAGCTGAAGGCAAAACCATTTATCATGCAGGAGATACAGCGTTGTTTTCGGATATGAAACTGATCGGTGAACTTAATGATATCGATGTTGCATTCTTACCAATTGGTGACAACTTTACGATGGGACCTGAAGATGCATCGCTTGCAGCGAAGTGGGTTCAAGCTAAACAAGTTATCCCAGTTCATTACAATACGTTCCCTGTCATTGAGCAAGATGGAAATCAGTTTGTGCAACAACTTCCAGCTGGTGTTGGGAAAGTATTAGCCCCTGGAGAAGCAATTGAACTATAA